The Eriocheir sinensis breed Jianghai 21 unplaced genomic scaffold, ASM2467909v1 Scaffold161, whole genome shotgun sequence genome segment tttgctccagccaacatttagtgaaatacccctgagccatgagtgaagtgttgaaactgaaggcaaatgAAATACTGTGCTGAGAAATCGATAAgcctttggactttgatagtacaaggccagagcaaacctcctctcttgtaccccatatctcctaccaggcttagatcttgcagcatgttgaacctgtccTTTGAAAAAATCCACCACTTTTGGATCTAGGAAATTGCTGGCTTTggccaaaaactgcccaggagtggtAATGGCCTGAGCTTTGAGCTGCCTCACCTgccggcgcagacggcagaccGTCTTCTGCAACAATTGCAGTTTTGATGTCTCTGAAAATGCATACACCAATATTAAAAGTTAAATTTCACAGCACTCttctcacaattctaaataataaaatatgtgcatgttaatgcattattattgctattaggacAGTGAATCCAAGCAATGACATTTTATCTGCACGCCAGCTTAGACTGGAAAGGCTTTAGTTAGATTACCTGACAAGAGTAGTATTTCCAGATGGGGGAGAGGGTACAACTGGAGACTTGACAGAAATAatatcaagatctacaagcactgaTTATCCATATACATCTCTGGTGTTCAATCTCTACTGAAACATACATCAAAAtggtgccacactaaaaatctaaaaattctctgtttctgcaatgttagtcctACCCAAATCCTGCCTGCTGTCTAACTTTCCTTTTCACAATTATAATCCATTAAACTGGTGGTCTCCGGGATGTGCCACTTTACCCAACAAACTAATCCTATTAACCATTTGAACACTTGCATAGATCATAATTCAATTATTATCCCAGCTCTTCCACATGTCCATCCAGTGTAATGTGGGTGATGTGGAATGGTTCAGCCTCATGTCTTCCATGCATACATTAAGTTTAGagaataatactgttccttgtagCTCCCATTTCCCTGATACTCACGACTATCCCTTTAAGAATAACGTATGAAGAATCACATTTTTTGGTTTCATAATACAAGGAAAAGCCTGAGTATGTGATTAAAGATGGGATATTAAATAGCAGGGATACTGACCTCATTTCTAGGGTGCTGCCATGTTTGGGAGTGAATGGTAAACATGATCACATCAGTAGCATGGACAaatgtttgttagtggcacttcagggttatgctacctcttcaaagcttgaccagtcatggtttaaagtggaacaggataaaaaagagacaggcaggtatttgtggacactactgttactatcaattgccagcctatggcaaaattagaacctatgctatcaagaacataagacctATGTTCTGATCACTCACTACTGCCataagaatataataaacagtttaaatgtcattcaaaatatcaacctttttacatatattttcttaagatATGTACTGGTGTAAAAGTTacatattgaactcaatttgtatgcagggatgtgaggtatattgttaagctgtaatgtttccaacacattaaatgtggtcataacaacactgaacagtaactagaggataaattatcactgagcacAAGAGGTTGCTTACTGTAttttggtgagcttgatggccgagtcgggtttcctccaaccccttcagtttcacaccctgttgagaggcaatttctcaatcacagtgaaaaatggatgcaaatggtcactaaaactaatTATTATACTTGGCGTCACAAATTTTGGCACAGAATTTAGAGAAGGACTACCAGACTTGGCGTGAATCTCTGTTGAGGTAAATGATCCCcttcactcattgggctatatgtacattgttttaatgtGCATCATTgttacgttaaacgatgatgatgctgatgatgtattattgtctttttttgtcattttatagGGCAGGACTACTAAAAGTAAGGCTATTAGCATCAACTTTCTCTTTAAATCAGCATTGCTATCAGCTATATGTACAGTTATTCTTATAACTACTCTTCCTGCTGATAATGGAGATGCATGTCAGGATTAAGCATCACATACAAGGAAAGAATTGTTATATAGGGAAACAGGGAACTTTTAGGTTCATATAATGGacaaggtttgttatacacaaaaaaaaattggaTGCTTCAGATGTTAAAGATTTTGGGATATAACATCACTCCCCTCCTCcaaattggttctttaaagcaagggttgactatggCTGATTATTTTTTGCGGCAGGTTTCATGACACTTCTTTtaatgcaaagcatctggaaattaatgattattacgaaatacgtctcatgagtagctactaaacttGACAGCCTGAAAGGATGCACCATCAAAGACTGTAAAGGACAAATGtatgatatacaaaataacatggttctgtgaaaaaaaagaaaaaaaaatatgacaatcaatatcaaatcatttcaggatacataaattagcagttatatgaaggaattctacaactctcCCGGGATGCCTAAGTTAAATAAGTGAGGgaatttaattttttccttttgtttgtgtaaaATGATGCGGACATATGCATGCCTAATGTGAtgagtataaatttatatgatggtGAAATATCATCCACAAGGTAGGATGGTCCACGCTCAAATGCTGATTCAAACTATCAACCACATTTCATTAATAGCTGCAATTTCCTTGAACCAACCAAACATTCTGTGAGAAAGTACtatttttaatgattttgttGCAATGCTGTGGTGGTCTGTTATACAGCTTTTTCATCAATGCAGAGGAGTTATTCCCTCTCCCTCGGCTTCAGAGGAGCATGATGGCGTGCTGCTCTTGCATGATTTTGTGGAGTTATAATTAGATTAACAACACAACAGTCAATAAAAACTaatagtattcataccaaaatcagcacatggagctggtgcagtgcaatgggaGCACACTCATCAGTGTCAGGCTGCAGCTCATTATTTTCATGTGTGGCTTGGGGGACACTGAGCAGCTGTGTGTGGGGTTGGATAATGCCACATTCCTCTGGGGGTGGCTGAGTTCTGTTCAGCTCCACTCGTGgtctctttcttggactctcctcttcggctgccacattctcttgggtaTTACCGAAAcctgtgttcggatctgttgggatgtggttttgttagatgtggaataatattcgacagcgaaacatggaaggaaacggaagagtatgtccacatggtaaaatacagagatgagaattgccaagtgggtttgttggtgtacccgggaattaagaggccaggtgatgttatgatcaTGAAGGAAGAGTTATGGGGTATGATATGAACTGActtcattagttaagtgattagaagaggtatattgaaattttttggatactgaaaggatgtacgtatggggacaactgggtgagaagggagagagatgcagattttgatgatgtatagctagttacaccaatgaacacttaggacatacacattcacaaaggccacaactttggctgctaaacggaaaagcactagatttaAAGTCCTAGGACACTGAagggattaataataagaaaagcaataataataaatgagtatagctaaatatagttatgatatttttgtttatgttactattagtattagaaattttaaacactaatgatatattaatataaatattgataaatcaaTGAAAATTAATACATTAATTGTATTAATACTACCACTAGTAATATTAACACTGCACCTAAAAGACTGAGCAAAACACTGAATCTGAAATAAAACGATAAATGAGCTGTCTCTGTCTGaaagttatgtgaagcttgctccatgcaccgtgataggaatggcatggatgtagccaggttgctgagatacttatggTCACCAACCACTTGTAAGGCACCAatttgtgttggaagcattggcggccaacatcAGAACGAGTGATTCATCATAATGCAAGATTACcaggaaaaaacatgaagtaaaggatgtcagtgacacagacaacattaaattgcaaacttgaaaatcaccaaagtatgaagataaagtaaaacaacaacaataataatgagcatGGCAAAATATTAATGGCTTATTACAATGTAAAGTAATTACCATAATTAATTTTCACTAACCATAATGTGGCAGCACAATCTGTGTAGAGGAGAGTTCCAACTCCACTGGCTCCAAGTCAATGGCGGCTGCATTGTGGGATGATGCTGAGGTAAGCAAATCAATCAAAAGTAAGTGATAATGATTACAAAACTACTATTTGTTCTTATCTGTCAGGTGAATACACTCAACCCATCAAGTGTGGAAATCTAACTTTTGTTCAATGCATCAAGGTTTCTTTCACCATTAGTCTATTACCAACTCATGCATTGCATTTGGTACACAAGAAAATGTTGTGACTATTACCCGGGAACCCAGTGGGTGGTTGCTCCTCATGGCCATCTGCAAAATAGATAATGGGTATAAGTATTACAtttactaacaaacacacacacacacacacacatgagagagagagagagagagagagagagagagagagagagagagagagagagagagagagagagagagagagattaagaaagtcATAAATAAGGAGCATGCATAACTTCGTCTTACCTGTGTGACGTGGGGTTGCAGTCGGCAGCAGCTGGCCCTTGCTGCCAAAATGAACCCCATCAAAGTGGTCACTACAGATGGCTTGAGTATGCTTTTGAAAGCCAATTTTCAAGGCTTTCACCCACTGGAGGCACCTGCAGTAAAAACATGGTAATTTTAACTAATTATTGTTaatcaatacaaaatgtaatgtaatgaaagaaagcaacagaCCTTAAAAATTATATAATTTTAACCCTTAGACAGCAGTGGAAATATACATAGACAGTCCTAAATTCAGTCTGTCAGTTTtgaatggcagaaatataacaacacttagaGATTGCGGTAGGATCTATAGTagacgatacaaaaaaatatatacgtattaTGCAgggtaactatatatatatatttatgctacggtcctaaggtcggcaatgACTATATGTATAGAGTATAGACCATTCCTTTTTGGGGAGCTACTCCTCAAACACCGCTGTCTTCTAAGggttaatatgaaaataatactggctgcaaTGCAATACCTGTTTATAATGAATGGATATGTTTGACTTTGGTACCCCTTACAAAATTCAATttgaaacaaactgaaaaaacaaacatattttACATATAGATTGTTTTCAAAACATTTATGATGCAATGCAGGGCAAATTTAAACAGACTGCTCTTTCCTTTGCTAGtgaaatatttgtgttttgtctttCCATTATCATAATGTATTTAGTCCAAGGCAACTTCAAGTATACCTGTATATGTTGGGTTTAAATGAAATCATCAAtctgcatataaaaaaaaaaaaaactgactaatCTTGTATTGCCAAATATATACCTGTCCTTAGCAAACCTTGATGAAAGGCCCCAGTAGTTAGAATGTATCTGAGTAAGGATCGAGGAGGCCTCTTGTGAATTAGCTCAGTAATAAGACGGTGTCATCTAACAGTACTTCGGCATATGAATATGAGTCAATGTCACATAATAATTTACTTCTGACTATGCATCAAGTAAAGTGCAGCTTTTCAGATTTTGATAATACTGAATGAATTGCAGCCATATCTCACACAAAGTTAATATTCACACATTATAATCTCTACATCTTGTAATTTTGaatcttttgacacacacacacacacacacacatatatatatatatatatatatatatatatatatatatatatatatatatatatatatatatatatatatatatatatatatatatatatatatgtatagtatattgcattttggcagcgaggcaaggttaggtaaattTCTGAAATGTAATATGCTTCCCACTTCTTGTCACTGGCAATCAACGGTTAAGTCAGCGGGTCAACTCCAGCAACAGTTTGCCTTCGTCATGATTTTGTGAGGGGTTAGgggtttcttcttcctaatttaaCTGTAATGTGAGGAGATAACTTTGGCCAAGCCTGTTCTGACCTCTTACCCAACCAGGCCTGTGGccggctgcatcgatgcattgaaaaAGTAACTTCACTGCTCAGTAT includes the following:
- the LOC126990382 gene encoding uncharacterized protein LOC126990382; amino-acid sequence: MAPNLKCAACCVCGKKRRTHPGVKLHLFPKDARRCLQWVKALKIGFQKHTQAICSDHFDGVHFGSKGQLLPTATPRHTDGHEEQPPTGFPASSHNAAAIDLEPVELELSSTQIVLPHYG